From Nitrospinaceae bacterium:
TGACACAAGCGCCCTTTCCTATGAGCGCCATGTTGCTGTCAAACAAGAAAATTGGGGCATACAAACTACCCCCCCTAAACAATCAGGTAGCAAATTCCTAGTATCTACGCGCTAAATCTAGGGCAAAAGAGGGTCTTGCTGGGAGGGAGAATCACTATCTAGGGTTTCATGAGAAGGAAGATAGGGCCGCTCTTTATAGAGTGCTCGTTGCATGATTGAATTCCAGCCCGTAAATGACGTGTCACCACTATCTTGATTTATGGTGCGTTTCATCAGGTTGAATTTTGCATCGATATCATCTGCATAATGAAGCAATAATGCCTCGGGTGTCATCGGCACCTTCACGGTACCCCAATCGAGCTGCCCCTGATGGGCAAGAATGAGATGCTCTAGATGTAAACAAAAGTCACTAGGAAGTTTTCCGTACGCTTTTGCATTATCGCGAACAATATCCCTTCCCAAAACGACATGCCCAATTAGCCTACCCGAATCGGTATAATCGAACCCACCACTCGTGGATAGCTCATCGAGTTTTCCTATATCGTGAAGCATCGCTCCACAAAGGAGTAAATCTCTAGATATCTCGTATTTTTCAGTAAGATATATACAAGTTTTGGTCACGGAGAGAGTATGTTCAAGAAGCCCGCCAAGGTAGGAATGGTGTATGCGCTGGGCGGCTGGCCATTCC
This genomic window contains:
- a CDS encoding HD domain-containing protein, whose translation is MPTVSELKEEERFDSYFRVRQFDERETRNGKKYLDLLLEDRTASISGKVWEIDEQVVGVIESGDFVKVRAAVESYKGILQLRVLKIRKVNDEDFEEGFRIEDCVEQTPFDIDSMWEEIRETALSCHPLVAEFLLSIFEQYEDKIREWPAAQRIHHSYLGGLLEHTLSVTKTCIYLTEKYEISRDLLLCGAMLHDIGKLDELSTSGGFDYTDSGRLIGHVVLGRDIVRDNAKAYGKLPSDFCLHLEHLILAHQGQLDWGTVKVPMTPEALLLHYADDIDAKFNLMKRTINQDSGDTSFTGWNSIMQRALYKERPYLPSHETLDSDSPSQQDPLLP